A DNA window from Rossellomorea marisflavi contains the following coding sequences:
- a CDS encoding ATP-binding protein → MTLLLLDFLFIITGLLFFALYYDLKKKFPSKVCALMVAIPVILLCMLFSYEITEGVYADLRRIPFFLASLYFGPLVSIILVAVIVVFRFILIGPELIHLVIFNYLLAFLVIVPISKRFSYYSLKWKLGIMIILCTYMSLFNLSFGELYDPKTKAEEYMLLLIVPVAASVIAILCAEMIRNLITLKRKEQKLEKLNMVGQLAASISHEVRNPLTSSKGFLQLIREEKDVELQRQFIELSLVGIEQATGVIEDYLTFTDAVPDEAILIDVRLAITEVANELESFSSERKIRVYLELEEGVFIRGQRRSFSQCMMNMMRNSIDSMPAGGKLTVKVEKKEKVLISICDTGVGMTKDQIRRFGEPFFTIKDESTGLGVMAAHIIVQAMKGNITVKSEPNKGTTIYIELNPGIA, encoded by the coding sequence TTGACATTACTATTGCTGGATTTTCTATTTATCATTACCGGATTGCTCTTCTTTGCACTGTATTATGACTTAAAGAAGAAATTCCCCTCGAAGGTCTGTGCCCTCATGGTAGCGATTCCTGTTATCCTCTTATGCATGCTGTTCAGCTATGAGATCACTGAAGGCGTTTATGCAGATTTGAGGAGGATCCCCTTCTTCTTGGCAAGCCTTTACTTCGGTCCCCTCGTTTCGATTATCCTGGTCGCGGTCATCGTCGTGTTCCGATTCATTCTCATCGGTCCTGAACTGATCCATCTGGTGATCTTCAATTATCTTTTGGCGTTTCTGGTCATTGTCCCAATCAGTAAGAGGTTCTCTTACTATTCATTGAAGTGGAAACTGGGAATCATGATCATCCTGTGTACATATATGTCACTATTCAATCTATCTTTCGGCGAGCTGTATGATCCGAAGACAAAAGCCGAGGAATACATGCTCCTGCTGATTGTTCCTGTTGCAGCGTCTGTCATTGCTATTCTTTGTGCCGAGATGATCCGTAATCTCATCACCTTGAAGCGAAAGGAACAGAAACTCGAGAAGCTGAACATGGTGGGGCAGCTGGCAGCGAGTATTTCCCATGAGGTCCGGAATCCCCTGACTTCTTCTAAAGGATTCCTTCAACTGATCAGGGAAGAGAAGGATGTGGAGCTGCAGCGGCAGTTCATCGAGCTGTCCCTGGTGGGCATTGAACAGGCAACAGGTGTGATCGAAGACTATCTGACGTTCACGGATGCTGTACCGGATGAGGCTATACTGATCGATGTCCGTTTGGCCATCACGGAAGTAGCAAACGAATTGGAGTCTTTTTCGTCGGAGCGGAAAATAAGGGTGTACCTTGAGCTGGAGGAAGGGGTATTCATACGAGGGCAACGCCGCAGCTTCAGTCAGTGCATGATGAATATGATGCGGAATTCCATCGATTCCATGCCTGCCGGAGGTAAACTGACGGTAAAGGTGGAAAAGAAGGAGAAAGTACTCATTTCGATCTGCGACACGGGAGTGGGCATGACGAAGGATCAAATCAGACGATTCGGGGAACCCTTTTTCACCATCAAAGATGAGTCGACGGGCCTCGGGGTCATGGCGGCCCATATTATCGTCCAAGCCATGAAAGGGAATATCACCGTGAAAAGCGAACCAAACAAAGGAACGACCATTTATATCGAATTGAATCCTGGAATTGCATGA
- a CDS encoding C45 family autoproteolytic acyltransferase/hydolase encodes MKKIHSDIIQFRGTHFEFGKMQGDKLKGSLTVRNRENQWKVRRPRFDIDQEEAETAIKRFAPYVWEEILGLQEALGWPMESVLREFGGYRVPYGKSGCSIMTGNGYLIRNYDYHPKTYEGRYMLFQPADGGYAMIGPSQRTTGRMDGMNEHGLAIGYNFMHRKNPGPGFICCMIGRLLLESCRNVPEAVDMLKEIPHRNSFSYVLHDAEGRTKIVEASPRGIEVREDHACTNHFDIQVGENRNHLGDSMRRLSILKEHPGLEAGEAFRLMNDRDKGVFSELYGSWAGTIHTSAYFPKEGKAWFALGGDREPVEFDFTEWLHGKEIGKERIEGEVDTDIPFLHIDEGADWFKR; translated from the coding sequence ATGAAGAAAATCCATAGTGATATCATCCAGTTCAGGGGTACTCACTTCGAATTCGGGAAGATGCAGGGAGATAAGTTGAAGGGTTCCTTGACGGTACGGAACAGAGAGAATCAATGGAAAGTGAGAAGACCGAGATTTGACATTGATCAGGAAGAAGCGGAGACGGCCATCAAGCGGTTCGCCCCCTATGTGTGGGAAGAAATTCTAGGCCTTCAGGAAGCCCTTGGGTGGCCGATGGAATCGGTGCTGAGGGAATTCGGCGGGTATCGGGTCCCCTATGGAAAATCAGGCTGCTCCATCATGACTGGAAACGGCTATCTCATACGGAACTATGACTATCACCCAAAAACCTACGAAGGCCGGTATATGCTCTTCCAGCCTGCTGATGGGGGATATGCCATGATTGGTCCGAGCCAGCGTACGACGGGCCGTATGGATGGCATGAATGAACACGGGCTGGCCATCGGCTATAATTTCATGCACCGCAAGAACCCGGGGCCGGGTTTCATCTGCTGCATGATTGGACGTCTGTTGCTTGAGTCATGCAGGAATGTGCCAGAAGCAGTCGACATGTTGAAGGAAATCCCCCATCGCAATTCCTTCAGCTATGTGCTCCATGATGCAGAGGGGAGGACGAAGATCGTGGAGGCCTCTCCACGTGGAATCGAGGTAAGGGAAGATCACGCGTGCACGAATCACTTCGACATCCAAGTAGGGGAGAATCGAAATCATCTTGGAGATTCCATGAGGAGGCTTTCCATCCTGAAAGAGCACCCGGGACTGGAAGCCGGGGAAGCCTTCAGGCTAATGAATGACCGTGATAAAGGAGTCTTCTCCGAGCTTTATGGAAGCTGGGCGGGGACCATCCATACATCCGCCTATTTCCCTAAAGAAGGAAAAGCATGGTTCGCCCTCGGCGGAGATCGAGAACCGGTTGAATTCGATTTTACCGAATGGCTACATGGAAAAGAGATCGGGAAAGAGAGAATCGAAGGGGAAGTGGACACAGATATTCCGTTCCTTCATATAGATGAAGGGGCGGATTGGTTTAAACGATGA
- the clpP gene encoding ATP-dependent Clp endopeptidase proteolytic subunit ClpP, whose protein sequence is MNAIPYVIEQSSNGERSYDIYSRLLKDRIIMVSDEINDAMANSIVAQLLFLAADAPDKDISLYINSPGGSTSAGFAIFDTMEYITPEVRTICTGMAASFGAMLLLAGTKGKRMALPNSEIMIHQPLGGARGQATDLEISAKRIVKLRKHLNEIIAERTGKPLEQVEVDTDRDYFMTAEEALEYGIIDHIVKK, encoded by the coding sequence ATGAATGCCATACCGTATGTGATTGAACAATCGAGTAACGGGGAGCGCTCCTACGATATCTATTCAAGACTGCTGAAGGACCGGATCATCATGGTAAGCGATGAAATCAACGATGCCATGGCCAACAGTATCGTCGCCCAGCTCCTGTTCCTGGCGGCAGATGCGCCTGACAAAGATATCTCCCTTTACATCAATAGTCCCGGTGGTTCGACTTCCGCCGGTTTTGCCATTTTCGATACGATGGAGTATATTACTCCGGAGGTGAGGACGATCTGTACAGGGATGGCCGCGTCCTTCGGTGCCATGCTCCTCCTTGCCGGCACCAAGGGGAAGCGGATGGCCCTTCCGAATAGTGAAATCATGATTCACCAGCCTCTCGGGGGGGCACGTGGGCAGGCGACTGACCTCGAGATCTCCGCGAAACGGATCGTCAAACTTCGTAAGCATCTCAATGAAATCATCGCGGAAAGGACGGGAAAGCCCCTGGAACAAGTCGAAGTCGATACCGACCGGGATTACTTCATGACGGCGGAGGAAGCGCTGGAATACGGGATCATTGATCATATCGTCAAAAAATAA
- a CDS encoding helix-turn-helix transcriptional regulator: MEHKKRTWLGRMRKVKGLSQDEVAKLVHIDRSYYSKIENGLRAPSEKLAEDLADLLGFHYSVFGMEKSPFFFALRHSKVVLAHFDLNLRYTWLFNPHADFDPVLAVGRTDVEMDKGSGSEQLMQMKQEVISCRMTMSKKITFTLSDGDASYDVTCHPLFNARGVLIGGSTAAIRLPVCILPKVHS, from the coding sequence ATGGAGCACAAAAAAAGAACTTGGCTTGGCAGGATGCGGAAGGTTAAGGGCTTAAGCCAGGATGAAGTCGCCAAACTCGTACATATTGACAGATCTTATTATTCGAAGATCGAGAATGGCTTGAGAGCTCCCAGTGAAAAGCTAGCAGAGGACCTCGCCGACCTGCTTGGATTCCACTATTCTGTATTCGGTATGGAAAAGAGTCCGTTCTTTTTTGCTTTGAGGCATTCGAAAGTGGTATTGGCACATTTCGACCTGAATCTGCGCTACACGTGGCTCTTTAATCCTCACGCAGATTTTGATCCTGTCCTTGCGGTCGGAAGGACCGACGTGGAGATGGATAAAGGCAGCGGGTCTGAACAGCTGATGCAAATGAAGCAGGAAGTGATCAGCTGCCGCATGACCATGAGTAAGAAGATCACCTTTACCCTTTCCGATGGTGACGCGTCCTATGATGTGACCTGTCATCCATTATTCAACGCCAGGGGAGTCCTGATCGGAGGGAGCACGGCAGCCATTCGATTACCGGTGTGCATTTTGCCGAAGGTTCATTCATGA